Proteins from a single region of Ziziphus jujuba cultivar Dongzao chromosome 1, ASM3175591v1:
- the LOC107408734 gene encoding polyphenol oxidase, chloroplastic-like (The RefSeq protein has 2 substitutions and aligns at 99% coverage compared to this genomic sequence), with protein MGIGKMASLTPTIPRPSTTTDSFFSFFPSKSPISFAPKLNRLSKRRVSCKATKGDQSPLGKFDRRNVLIGLGGLYGVNGLGSNSFSIAAPVAPPDLSNCGPPDLPSGAKPTDCCPPKSDKIIDFKLPPQSNQLRVRPAAHVVDKNYIEKYSKAIALMKALPEDDPRNFTQQANIHCAYCDAAYDQVGFPDLELQVHNCWLFFPCHRYYLYFYEKILGKLINDPTFALPFWNWDSPPGMQLPALYANLKSPLYDTLRNAGHQPPTLLDLDYNGTDETTTKRDQLTSNLTIMYRQVVSNGKNPKLFFGGAFRSGEEPDPGAGSIENIPYGPVHLWSGDNTQPNLENMGNFYSAARDPMFFAHHSNVDRMWTIWKTLGGKRKDITDPDWLNAGFLFYDENKQLVRVKVRDCLDEKKLGYVYQDVDIPWLKTRPTPRKSKLSKVASAVRALGVAQAAVSKKTVTTTDFPVILDSVIRTVVDRPKKKRRSKQEKEEEEEVLVIDGIEFDRDLPVKFDVYVNDEDDLPSGPDKSEFAGSFVSVPRKQKNQKKLKTCLRLGLTDLLEDLEAEDDDSVVVTLVPRTGKGLVSIGELKIEFAS; from the coding sequence ATCGGCAAAATGGCTTCTTTAACTCCTACAATACCACGACCTTCAACCACTACTGattccttcttttctttcttcccaAGCAAATCTCCGATTTCATTTGCTCCAAAACTTAATCGTTTATCTAAACGTAGAGTCTCATGCAAAGCCACTAAAGGCGACCAGTCTCCTCTAGGAAAATTTGATAGGAGAAATGTGCTTATTGGTCTAGGAGGACTATATGGGGTAAATGGGTTGGGCTCCAATTCATTCTCCATTGCAGCTCCGGTGGCGCCACCGGATCTTTCCAACTGCGGACCACCAGATTTGCCTTCCGGTGCAAAACCAACAGATTGTTGCCCTCCAAAATCCGATAAGATCATAGATTTCAAGCTACCTCCGCAATCGAATCAATTGCGAGTTAGGCCAGCTGCTCATGTAGTAGACAAGAATTATATAGAAAAGTATTCCAAAGCCATTGCTCTAATGAAAGCTCTGCCCGAAGACGATCCACGTAATTTTACGCAACAAGCTAACATCCATTGCGCTTACTGCGACGCAGCTTACGATCAAGTTGGGTTCCCAGACCTTGAGCTTCAAGTTCACAATTGTTGGCTCTTCTTCCCCTTCCACCGCTACTACTTATATTTCTACGAGAAGATCTTAGGGAAGCTTATCAACGATCCTACCTTTGCTTTGCCATTTTGGAACTGGGACTCTCCTCCAGGCATGCAATTACCTGCATTGTATGCCAACTTGAAATCGCCACTCTACGACACTCTTCGAAACGCCGGCCACCAACCACCAACGCTTCTCGATCTCGACTATAATGGTACGGATGAGACGACAACAAAACGGGATCAGCTCACCAGCAATCTCACAATCATGTACCGGCAAGTGGTGTCCAACGGCAAGAACCCTAAGCTGTTCTTCGGCGGTGCTTTCCGATCTGGCGAAGAACCCGACCCGGGAGCTGGTTCCATTGAGAACATTCCTCATGGTCCTGTCCACCTATGGAGTGGGGATAACACTCAGCCTAATCTTGAGAACATGGGGAACTTCTATTCCGCCGCTAGGGATCCGATGTTTTTTGCACACCATTCGAACGTCGATCGGATGTGGACGATATGGAAAACGTTAGGAGGCAAAAGAAAAGATATCACTGATCCGGATTGGCTAAATGCCGGGTTTCTTTTCTACGATGAGAACAAACAGCTTGTTCGTGTTAAAGTCAGAGATTGCCTTGATGAGAAAAAGCTTGGCTATGTTTATCAAGATGTGGATATTCCATGGCTGAAAACCAGACCAACTCCTCGTAAATCGAAGCTGAGCAAAGTAGCAAGTGCTGTTAGAGCACTCGGTGTAGCTCAGGCTGCCGTATCAAAGAAAACGGTGACGACGACCGATTTTCCGGTGATATTGGATTCGGTGATAAGGACCGTGGTTGATAGgccgaagaagaagaggagaagcaagcaagaaaaggaagaggaagaagaggtCTTGGTGATCGATGGGATTGAGTTTGATAGAGATTTGCCGGTGAAATTTGATGTTTATGTGAACGATGAAGATGATTTGCCCAGCGGACCGGACAAGTCAGAGTTCGCGGGGAGTTTTGTGAGTGTTCCACGTAAGCAAAAGAATCAGAAGAAGTTGAAAACTTGTTTGAGGCTAGGACTGACGGACTTACTGGAGGATTTGGAAGCTGAAGATGATGATAGTGTGGTGGTGACTTTGGTCCCAAGGACTGGGAAAGGACTCGTCAGCATTGGTGAACTCAAAATTGAGTTTGCTTCTTGA